A single genomic interval of Caldisalinibacter kiritimatiensis harbors:
- a CDS encoding glycosyltransferase family 2 protein, whose amino-acid sequence MSPKVSVIIPVYNGETVVSISLNSLLEQTYSNFEVIIIDDGSKDNTKEVVKKYLDEDIRFKYIFQPNSGVSVARNKGIKEARGEYICFLDSDDFYEKTYIERMLLEIYNKSADVCYCGYNVVTPRKKYKKRTRFKWGDILVDYILGKVAVHTTGWMIKKDILDKFNIRFQEGVSWGEDFEFFCEVLSRTKNVTYVKEYLTNYRVAFNDNCLSAFSMDKIDKDYSSIKRLQNNSIINNNEQVEKALIKYRLKALLIYRLMNAVQTGVNECIIQNYFNKYRYYIKGYSWNNGLRSIKLNYAKLKLENRLKDRR is encoded by the coding sequence ATGAGTCCAAAAGTTTCTGTAATAATACCAGTATACAATGGTGAAACAGTTGTTTCAATTTCTTTGAATTCTTTATTAGAACAAACTTATTCAAATTTTGAAGTTATTATTATAGATGATGGAAGTAAAGATAATACAAAGGAAGTAGTAAAAAAATACCTAGATGAAGATATTAGATTTAAGTATATTTTTCAGCCAAATTCTGGTGTTTCTGTAGCAAGAAATAAGGGAATAAAAGAAGCAAGAGGTGAGTATATTTGTTTTTTGGATTCAGATGATTTTTATGAAAAAACTTATATAGAAAGAATGTTGTTAGAAATATATAATAAATCAGCGGATGTTTGTTATTGTGGATATAATGTTGTGACTCCGAGAAAAAAGTATAAAAAAAGAACAAGATTTAAGTGGGGAGATATATTAGTTGACTATATTTTAGGCAAAGTTGCAGTACATACGACGGGTTGGATGATTAAAAAAGATATTTTAGATAAATTTAATATAAGATTTCAAGAAGGTGTATCATGGGGAGAAGATTTTGAGTTTTTTTGTGAAGTTTTATCTAGAACAAAAAATGTAACTTATGTTAAGGAGTATTTAACTAATTATAGAGTAGCCTTTAATGACAATTGTCTCTCTGCTTTTAGTATGGATAAAATAGACAAAGACTATTCTTCAATAAAGAGACTTCAAAATAATTCGATTATTAATAATAATGAACAAGTAGAAAAGGCTTTGATTAAATATAGATTAAAAGCTTTATTAATTTATAGGCTGATGAATGCAGTTCAAACTGGTGTTAATGAATGTATCATTCAAAACTACTTTAATAAATATAGATATTATATAAAAGGATATTCATGGAATAATGGGCTAAGAAGCATAAAATTAAATTATGCTAAGTTGAAGTTAGAAAATAGATTAAAAGATAGGAGATGA